A stretch of the Clavibacter sp. B3I6 genome encodes the following:
- a CDS encoding glycosyltransferase has translation MGIQTSLDQVAHAARILDVMQEADELTVAASRDGGGRAVRLLARAAADPADQLTAVAAIHALAQVFDEAADLALVALLDHDTRWIREHAAWAFGTRLPRFDAVSGLVAMVVEGGFPGMLAQRTLQQWAGSAPDHLALALENALLGIRGDGARSRLVETVGLVRGRIPERVLLRVAQDAAEGALTRSAAVAALGDRPADEATLGIVSDIARGDDEVAAVARLAVLDIARQHGDHPVAPERPGLTVVQLFLHADIDAGLTHVGAGDNGGIATLLVRLGDALVDPAGPAVDAPAAHDVAATVADRPVDRVITLSRGTPDQALASLARVSAGDDGHVFAHIPMLGGPRSLPEAWPHRVAAERGIRRVLRAAGRVDAVHLRMADVGTLAASTVARQLGIPVVFTVAPDPHGVVDALDRSGALTRDRFGAVDAREHYWFRVRLVQRLAADAAHTVLFPRPELRRDMRRLVGIDVDAHPERHSVVAEGIDVAAIERARDDALLGADADGAPARAFVELDRLLAGLPEERRGLPLVISVGRLARVKGMAALAHVWAADPALRARANLLIVGGDLDAPSPEEREQLTRVLEAAPGADPVAAVAADPRAADASAASAGLLLAGHRGNDTVTRWLAAVRYGRPGLSAPGGAYACASIKEEFGVALLEAMSMGLPVVAPASGGPATYVEDGVTGLLVDTTDPAALGTGIARALDIAAGPRADAAADRARDMVARTFTIQAMAGTLSRVYRDVAAADDRTLWELSAS, from the coding sequence ATGGGGATCCAGACGAGCCTCGACCAGGTCGCGCACGCCGCGCGCATCCTCGACGTGATGCAGGAGGCCGACGAGCTCACGGTCGCCGCCAGCCGCGACGGCGGAGGACGCGCGGTGCGCCTCCTCGCCCGCGCCGCCGCCGACCCCGCCGACCAGCTCACCGCGGTCGCCGCCATCCACGCGCTCGCGCAGGTCTTCGACGAGGCCGCCGACCTCGCGCTCGTCGCGCTCCTCGACCACGACACCCGGTGGATCCGCGAGCACGCCGCCTGGGCGTTCGGCACCCGCCTGCCGCGCTTCGACGCGGTGTCCGGCCTCGTCGCGATGGTGGTCGAGGGCGGCTTCCCCGGCATGCTCGCGCAGCGCACGCTGCAGCAGTGGGCCGGATCCGCGCCCGACCACCTCGCCCTCGCGCTCGAGAACGCCCTCCTCGGCATCCGCGGCGACGGCGCCCGCTCCCGCCTCGTCGAGACCGTGGGCCTCGTGCGGGGCCGGATCCCGGAGCGCGTGCTCCTCCGCGTCGCGCAGGACGCCGCCGAGGGCGCGCTCACCCGCTCGGCCGCCGTGGCCGCGCTGGGCGACCGGCCCGCGGACGAGGCGACCCTCGGCATCGTCTCCGACATCGCGCGCGGCGACGACGAGGTGGCCGCGGTCGCGCGCCTGGCCGTGCTCGACATCGCCCGCCAGCACGGCGACCATCCCGTCGCGCCCGAGCGCCCGGGCCTCACGGTGGTGCAGCTCTTCCTGCACGCCGACATCGACGCGGGCCTCACGCACGTGGGCGCGGGCGACAACGGCGGCATCGCGACGCTGCTCGTGCGGCTCGGCGACGCGCTCGTGGATCCCGCGGGCCCGGCCGTCGACGCCCCCGCGGCCCACGACGTGGCCGCCACCGTCGCCGACCGCCCGGTCGACCGCGTCATCACGCTGTCCCGCGGCACCCCCGACCAGGCGCTCGCCTCCCTCGCCCGGGTGTCCGCGGGCGATGACGGCCACGTCTTCGCGCACATCCCCATGCTCGGCGGTCCGCGCTCCCTCCCCGAGGCGTGGCCGCACCGCGTCGCCGCCGAGCGGGGGATCCGTCGGGTGCTCCGCGCCGCCGGCCGCGTCGACGCCGTGCACCTCCGCATGGCCGACGTGGGCACGCTCGCCGCCTCCACGGTCGCTCGCCAGCTCGGCATCCCCGTCGTCTTCACGGTCGCGCCGGACCCGCACGGCGTGGTCGACGCGCTCGACCGCTCCGGCGCCCTCACGCGCGACCGCTTCGGCGCCGTCGACGCGCGCGAGCACTACTGGTTCCGCGTGCGCCTCGTGCAGCGCCTCGCGGCCGACGCCGCGCACACCGTCCTCTTCCCCCGGCCCGAGCTGCGGCGCGACATGCGCCGCCTGGTCGGCATCGACGTCGACGCGCACCCCGAGCGCCACAGCGTGGTCGCCGAGGGCATCGACGTCGCCGCCATCGAGCGCGCCCGCGACGACGCCCTGCTCGGCGCCGACGCGGACGGCGCGCCCGCCCGCGCGTTCGTCGAGCTCGACCGGCTGCTCGCGGGCCTCCCCGAGGAGCGCCGCGGCCTGCCGCTCGTGATCTCCGTGGGGCGCCTCGCGCGCGTCAAGGGCATGGCCGCGCTCGCGCACGTCTGGGCGGCGGATCCCGCGCTCCGGGCCCGCGCGAACCTCCTCATCGTGGGCGGCGACCTCGACGCGCCCAGTCCCGAGGAGCGCGAGCAGCTGACGCGCGTCCTCGAGGCGGCGCCCGGCGCGGATCCCGTCGCCGCCGTCGCCGCCGACCCCCGCGCCGCCGACGCGTCCGCCGCCTCCGCGGGCCTCCTCCTCGCCGGCCACCGCGGCAACGACACCGTCACGCGCTGGCTGGCCGCCGTCCGGTACGGCCGGCCCGGCCTCTCCGCGCCCGGCGGCGCGTACGCCTGCGCGAGCATCAAGGAGGAGTTCGGCGTCGCGCTCCTCGAGGCGATGTCGATGGGCCTGCCCGTCGTCGCGCCCGCGTCCGGCGGCCCCGCGACCTACGTGGAGGACGGCGTGACGGGCCTCCTCGTCGACACGACGGATCCGGCAGCCCTCGGCACGGGGATCGCCCGCGCGCTCGACATCGCGGCCGGCCCCCGCGCGGACGCCGCCGCCGACCGCGCGCGCGACATGGTCGCCCGCACCTTCACCATCCAGGCCATGGCGGGCACCCTGTCCCGCGTCTACCGCGACGTCGCCGCCGCCGACGACCGAACCCTCTGGGAGCTCAGCGCCTCATGA
- a CDS encoding Gfo/Idh/MocA family protein, which translates to MPRPAPPAPQIRFGIVGSGWRSAFFLRIARALPDRFAVTGLVTRSAETGRALEEEWGIRTFRTTAELLADEAPSFVVVSVPRSAAPDVIADLVDRGVAVLTETPPGETVEDLERLDALVRQGARIEVAEQYPLSPLLAAQLAIAAGGRLGRISQAAVAQCHDYHGVRVMRRALGIGFEDATITASRFSSPLVAGPDRDGDPVREEVMTAEQTTARFDFGDRLGVYDFADRQYFSWIRRNRLLVRGERGEIVDEHVSWLLDATTPTWADITRVETGQGGNLEGLHLRGLLLGSEWVYENPFAPGRLADDEIAIAQCLVDMHAHAEGGPSTNSLAEASQDHHLALLMHEAATTGKAVRSTRRAWAD; encoded by the coding sequence ATGCCCCGCCCCGCACCGCCCGCCCCGCAGATCCGCTTCGGCATCGTGGGGAGCGGCTGGCGCAGCGCCTTCTTCCTGCGCATCGCGCGGGCCCTCCCGGACCGCTTCGCCGTCACCGGCCTCGTGACGCGGAGCGCCGAGACCGGCCGCGCGCTGGAGGAGGAGTGGGGGATCCGCACCTTCCGCACCACGGCCGAGCTCCTGGCGGATGAGGCGCCGTCCTTCGTCGTCGTCTCCGTGCCGCGGAGCGCCGCGCCCGACGTGATCGCCGACCTCGTCGACCGCGGCGTCGCCGTCCTCACCGAGACGCCGCCCGGCGAGACCGTCGAGGACCTCGAGCGGCTCGACGCGCTCGTGCGCCAGGGGGCGCGGATCGAGGTGGCCGAGCAGTACCCGCTCTCGCCGCTGCTCGCCGCGCAGCTCGCGATCGCAGCGGGAGGCCGGCTCGGGCGGATCAGCCAGGCCGCGGTCGCGCAGTGCCACGACTACCACGGCGTCCGCGTGATGCGCCGGGCCCTCGGCATCGGCTTCGAGGACGCGACCATCACGGCGTCCCGCTTCTCGTCGCCGCTCGTCGCGGGGCCCGACCGGGACGGCGATCCCGTGCGCGAGGAGGTCATGACCGCCGAGCAGACCACCGCGCGCTTCGACTTCGGCGACCGCCTCGGCGTCTACGACTTCGCCGACCGGCAGTACTTCTCCTGGATCCGCCGCAACCGCCTGCTCGTCCGCGGCGAGCGCGGCGAGATCGTCGACGAGCACGTGAGCTGGCTGCTCGACGCGACCACGCCGACGTGGGCCGACATCACGCGCGTCGAGACCGGGCAGGGCGGCAACCTCGAGGGCCTCCACCTCCGCGGCCTGCTGCTCGGCTCCGAGTGGGTCTACGAGAACCCCTTCGCGCCCGGGCGGCTGGCGGACGACGAGATCGCCATCGCGCAGTGCCTCGTCGACATGCACGCGCACGCGGAGGGCGGCCCCTCCACGAACTCGCTCGCCGAGGCGTCGCAGGACCACCACCTCGCGCTCCTCATGCACGAGGCCGCCACCACCGGGAAGGCCGTCCGCAGCACCCGGCGGGCCTGGGCCGACTGA
- a CDS encoding SDR family NAD(P)-dependent oxidoreductase, which produces MRIDLTGSTALVTGSTQGIGYAIAEGLLDAGARVIVNGRGEEGTAAARDRLLADRPDASVEVLAADVATEEGAARAVAAFPEVDVLVNNLGIFGSADPLEITDDEWRRYFEVNVLAAVRLTRAYLPGMMSRGWGRVQYIASDSAVVTPVEMIHYGVSKTALLGVSRGFAKAAAGSGVTVNCVMAGPTHTGGVEAFARELVGDDLPWDEAQREFMRQHRPQSLIQRLIEPEEIAHMCVYLASRQASATTGGALRVDGGYVDAILP; this is translated from the coding sequence ATGCGCATCGACCTCACCGGATCCACCGCCCTCGTCACGGGCTCCACCCAGGGCATCGGCTACGCCATCGCGGAGGGCCTCCTCGACGCGGGCGCCCGTGTGATCGTCAACGGCCGCGGCGAGGAGGGCACCGCGGCGGCGCGCGACCGGCTGCTCGCGGACCGGCCCGACGCGTCCGTCGAGGTGCTCGCGGCCGACGTCGCGACGGAGGAGGGCGCCGCGCGTGCGGTGGCGGCGTTCCCCGAGGTCGACGTGCTCGTCAACAACCTCGGGATCTTCGGCTCGGCCGACCCGCTCGAGATCACGGACGACGAGTGGCGCCGCTACTTCGAGGTCAACGTGCTCGCGGCCGTGCGCCTCACCCGCGCCTACCTGCCCGGGATGATGTCCCGCGGCTGGGGCCGGGTGCAGTACATCGCGAGCGACTCGGCCGTCGTCACGCCCGTCGAGATGATCCACTACGGCGTCTCGAAGACCGCGCTCCTCGGGGTCTCGCGCGGCTTCGCGAAGGCGGCGGCCGGATCCGGCGTCACCGTCAACTGCGTCATGGCCGGCCCCACGCACACCGGCGGCGTCGAGGCGTTCGCGCGCGAGCTCGTCGGCGACGACCTGCCGTGGGACGAGGCGCAGCGCGAGTTCATGCGGCAGCACCGGCCGCAGTCGCTCATCCAGCGCCTGATCGAGCCCGAGGAGATCGCGCACATGTGCGTGTACCTGGCGTCGAGGCAGGCGTCGGCGACGACCGGCGGGGCGCTGCGGGTGGACGGCGGGTACGTGGACGCGATCCTGCCGTAG